A part of Anabas testudineus chromosome 7, fAnaTes1.2, whole genome shotgun sequence genomic DNA contains:
- the si:dkey-151g10.3 gene encoding serine/threonine-protein kinase WNK3 isoform X4: protein MATDPGEPTGTDDSSEKPDGQREEDTEQEGRANQKRERTQSTPSDFPSSQTQERRTTGGEEGRIRGEGGGGEASQEGEETTVRPISFSTSSLPIDTGQKKLRREKRFFRKSVEICEEDNETDVFPEASHSAPHLELRSSDSVFTSSTQQEGAASSCAALDHDPSCPSSTQDASKDASISAPNQRGKERDREQEEEAEMKAVATSPGGRFLKFDIELGRGAFKTVYKGLDTETWVEVAWCELQDRKLTKAEQQRFKEEAEMLKGLQHPNIVRFYDSWESVLRGKKCIVLVTELMTSGTLKTYLKRFKVMKPKVLRSWCRQILKGLHFLHTRTPPIVHRDLKCDNIFITGPTGSVKIGDLGLATLMRTSFAKSVIGTPEFMAPEMYEEHYDESVDVYAFGMCMLEMATSEYPYSECQNAAQIYRKVTSGIKPASFDKVNDPEVKEIIEGCIRQNKSQRLSIRDLLNHAFFGEDTGVRVELAEEDTGTQDCLALRIWVEEPKKLKGKHKDNEAIEFSYDLENDSAEEVALEMVKSGFFHESDAKVVGKSIRDRVNLIKKSRERRQQQQLLQQQQGLEERRDSTLTSYTFSHPSCPSSLGPGVAGQTGGGGQESEELPEVDQHVRQQHIFSGTTLSLPEGESIGSASCESYASEQSQAYSQQGESVTHSQITLPPAASGTSVLAHPQMPPIGETGSVPNVPLAQSVSMSSMSIIQSGGGPVAQTFLQPSTMVPQPQTFPSDTLQTTTPHGSIPPSQSYIPPVSLKAPINVLTTSMPVSDPAALAGTIVPLAQQTQPPATPMQLADIIPQAAPQQTQPVMIPQQTIVQQQQIVMDPQIAILQQQSQQQMEAQATLLEQQGSSTQTPKEQHQQSLSTTAAQQEPQQQICVQHPIPSVQPTPQQQVLITQTGMEQRAMPLPQPGEQLQTYKQQLTGDPHEQTTIQPQQQPQQQQTLLQQQLGHQHQALFLEQHQIYVQQQLDQQQQQALLQQQQQQTQLQQHQLEHQQALIHKQLMDQQQQKALIQQQQEQQQPQALVQQQQQQPQKALLQQQLDQQQQQQQKQNQLYQQIGQHQAETQNEPEMQQRIGQQQLQSVLQQSPQQTQQQKEKLQQQVLLRQIEQQQQAIMQQHLQQQAILQQQQLHQKAQLQLQQQEQQQLHLKQQIEQQQQALLQQQLEQQRQQQVLLQQQHAELLQQQALVQQQIQEQQQQAAIIHLQQTEKQEVPVPAPSSMSEQQIQQQQTDIQHVCIPQLNTIQLTPHNNLTQQQLLEQQQVALIQQQQALVAQPQHRTSVMDPNIPVGAPASHEMHAMQTTPIPLQTSAVVPAQVFSLQGRNEAHLQNQIHVPSVIQPITQAAEQYQQQLQKLSQVQQPPAPLPVQTQLPVQHIPAPIQQSLPLKQTLIPLDESQLPPQCPPVSHLLTHPPAQIVSSNVAEPQSQNRSLPLYSHLLVDAPPSPQHKAKQMMPAHTQTSIQAQTNIQTQVHSHFQTHTDTSIAEQPILPHATFPAHQLTLSLSHTSYPPASLPSFPSQQPATAPAPELPSSPPAAQVTLPGQADLMPTSPPPVSALQSLDSNAPKLPQASLQDCDLTLLGITQDGPYLSSTEYHSSSGSVPANGEETAQLMTNGKLEKLKSQRRASCQKPEKVSHQFQLSMLQVSGSGDNMVECQLETHSNKMVTFKFDIDGDAPEDIADYMVEEDFVLDVEKEKFVEQLRAIVKKAHEILQTHSQTGSTDQLHVSTPTSSTTDSVPHSSPVGRWRFFINQTIRHRDSLSGQGTATPPPIAEMRIPQSPQTKKESEGSQSLESFTEMAPPPTASAASPPVSAVSAAASTVPPATATLAPHITASDSTSAAPSTLETSIPPVASGDFELPLLSSATADQIANLLNLSTAPTAVSHTPTTILPDILTSPGTSSCSTVGQSIGDTVITAPRPHLSAAEQSSTSFHSPPPATAVTSSVVSQLVMEQTLTQVAKPTPQQPQLQATLQQQVPATQQQLQPVQLEHQTQQTTPQQQQAHHQVYQEQIQLQKALQQSLQQLQPQQLMQEQIPLQPPLTEVQVLPLPGHVELLPQSLPLEQFLPPVSIQQTQQPLLQQQTQFSQQLMQQPQLQQLAQQVVAPQVAVVAQQQTHIDHQQQQQLNLQTIHLQQQQMLQQQIQQQQHQLLMDAVTLKPDQSQLLPLSISQQFLQQQLNVCPVPQQQVPQQSQIPADLAPQHIQSQLQHTEEQQEIVKTVDTPQKQQQFPLQKQSSLQMSESEVSTGETSVTEDTCSYSAPFHPQSDSSLPPLHPSTAEAPFPTLSLTMTPSPAQPSSVAESDSEGPPKIEFVDNRIKTLDEKLRNLLYQEYSSGVASVGGAGPTSAAFTSVGGDESPEPQSHHHLSFPPPDSSSDTSPHSSSSTTSSTTSRSSSTSPEPEKDEGGEVASSEVAISTVLGPVEQQPRPSLPSPSASSTPPTSFLPPSLDDSAGPQRPPVPGEPTILAVPPHSDTSTTGDASWPPNQHPIPLRHGQHQHNAGGGYFGLNLTCPSIRNPVSKKSWTRKFKNWACKLRHSASLFKKPRVQQDGRQAVQEEKEAPLLNPTQSCKGRFQVTPVPQTSPPKDVPIGHGSTHRKVGRFSVTQAETKKEDRQTDSSPVSPDLEREKRRSRPKEVEKDESKRTPAMVRGHGLSHSPLCSSDDDDESELEDENLRRELHKLREKHIKEVVSLQAQQNRELQELYRQLRSLKDQRQSLPASLSRTPPLPTGPTVLSPRRPRPAKIKLRPRPHSHMDNNGVTHSGIQQSSSFSGSEQSRLPIYCNPEHCAALPSKRDHSPLRKSTFTDELHKLVDNWTKEPVGPTPQKPSLNQIKQIQQVQELGGWSQPTEVAPPGWFPVVPLNPQTSPTPASLPVAAPSHYTGGGSLSTLHSPGPPPQTHMAQVPQMQQSLHLHQSLPLQQMTYQQSPLRQQIPQPRMQSPIQSQSLQQTQPIAQVPHPPSQSQPLLSSQMPTSSVSMAASLLPGSGSTAPTDCAAAASVGSTFCSCSSSSSTCSSSCCTAALPSSAKIHPTPPTSTLPLGQK from the exons ATGGCTACTGACCCAGGAGAGCCCACAGGCACTGACGACTCCTCGGAAAAACCTGatggacagagggaggaggacacAGAGCAGGAAGGTAGAGCCAACCAAAAGAGGGAGAGGACACAAAGCACCCCCTCAGATTTTCCCTCTTCCCAGACTCAGGAGAGGAGAACaactggaggagaagaaggacgAATccgaggagaaggaggaggaggggaagccAGCCAGGAAGGTGAGGAAACCACAGTCAGACCAATTTCATTCTCTACATCCTCTTTACCAATTGACACTGGTCAGAAAAAACTGAGGAGGGAGAAACGCTTCTTCAGAAAGAGTGTGGAGATTTGTGAAGAGGATAATGAGACGGATGTGTTCCCTGAGGCATCCCACAGTGCCCCCCATCTGGAGCTGCGCTCCTCAGACTCAGTCTTCACCAGCAGTACCCAGCAAGAAGGGGCTGCTTCATCTTGTGCTGCCCTGGACCATGACCCATCATGTCCCAGCTCCACACAGGACGCTAGCAAGGATGCTTCTATCTCTGCACCTAACCAGAGGGGGAAAGAGAGGGACCgtgagcaggaggaggaagcagagatgAAGGCTGTGGCCACCTCTCCTGGAGGCAGGTTCCTCAAGTTTGACATTGAACTGGGCCGAGGAGCATTCAAGACTGTCTATAAAGGCCTGGACACAGAGACTTGGGTGGAGGTGGCTTGGTGTGAACTTCAG GACCGGAAGCTCACCAAGGCCGAGCAGCAGCGCTTCAAGGAAGAGGCTGAGATGCTGAAGGGTCTTCAGCACCCCAACATCGTCCGCTTCTATGACTCCTGGGAGTCTGTGCTTCGTGGCAAGAAGTGCATTGTACTGGTTACTGAACTCATGACTTCAGGAACACTCAAAAC ttaCCTGAAGCGCTTTAAGGTGATGAAACCCAAGGTGCTGAGGAGTTGGTGTAGACAGATCCTGAAGGGCCTCCACTTCCTTCACACCAGAACTCCTCCAATTGTCCACCGGGACCTCAAGTGTGACAACATCTTTATAACAGGCCCCACAGGATCAGTCAAGATAGGTGACCTTGGACTGGCCACTCTTATGAGGACCTCCTTTGCTAAGAGTGTGATAG GAACACCAGAGTTCATGGCTCCAGAGATGTATGAGGAGCACTATGATGAGTCTGTTGATGTTTATGCCTTTGGGATGTGCATGCTGGAGATGGCTACTTCAGAATACCCCTACTCCGAGTGCCAAAATGCTGCTCAGATCTATCGCAAAGTCACAAGT ggtATAAAACCAGCCAGTTTTGATAAAGTAAATGACCCAGAGGTCAAAGAGATCATTGAAGGCTGTATTCGACAGAACAAGAGCCAAAG ACTCTCAATCAGAGACCTCCTAAACCATGCATTTTTTGGGGAGGACACAGGGGTCCGTGTGGAACTAGCAGAGGAGGATACGGGCACACAGGACTGTCTAGCTCTCCGTATTTGGGTTGAAGAGCCTAAGAAGCTAAaggggaaacacaaagacaatgAAGCCATTGAGTTCAGCTATGATCTGGAGAATGACAGTGCTGAGGAGGTGGCTCTAGAGATG GTGAAGTCGGGCTTCTTCCATGAGAGTGATGCCAAAGTGGTTGGAAAATCTATCCGGGACAGAGTAAATCTGATCAAAAAGTCACGGGAGCgtagacagcagcagcagctccttcagcagcagcagggcttggaagaaagaagagattCTACTCTCACCTCCTACACTTTTTCTCATCCATCTTGCCCATCTTCACTGGGGCCAGGGGTAGCAGGccaaacaggaggaggaggacaggagtCTGAGGAGCTGCCTGAAGTGGACCAGCATGTCAGACAGCAACATATTTTCAGTGGGACAACCCTTAGTCTGCCAG AAGGTGAGAGCATTGGGTCAGCCAGCTGTGAATCTTATGCAAGTGAACAGAGCCAGGCATACTCTCAGCAAGGGGAATCAGTCACCCACTCCCAGATTACTCTGCCCCCTGCAGCATCT GGCACCAGTGTATTGGCTCATCCTCAAATGCCTCCTATTGGTGAGACTGGAAGTGTTCCAAATGTGCCTCTTGCTCAGAGTGTTAGTATGTCCAGCATGTCCATAATCCAAAGTGGAGGGGGACCTGTGGCACAGACATTTCTTCAGCCTAGTACTATGGTCCCACAG CCACAAACATTCCCATCAGATACACTTCAAACTACCACTCCCCATGGGTCAATCCCCCCCTCACAGTCATACATACCCCCTGTTTCCCTAAAAGCACCCATTAATGTTCTCACTACATCTATGCCAGTCAGTGATCCTGCTGCACTAGCGGGAACCATTGTGCCCCTGGCTCAGCAAACCCAACCCCCTGCCACTCCTATGCAGCTTGCTGACATCATTCCCCAGGCAGCCCCCCAGCAAACACAGCCTGTAATGATCCCTCAGCAGACTATtgtccaacaacaacagatagTTATGGATCCCCAGATCGCCATCCTTCAACAGCAGTCACAACAGCAAATGGAGGCCCAGGCCACTCTGCTTGAGCAACAAGGCAGTTCCACTCAGACACCAAAGGAACAACATCAACAGAGCCTTTCCACTACAGCTGCACAGCAGGAGCCTCAGCAGCAGATCTGTGTACAGCACCCTATTCCATCTGTCCAGCCAACTCCTCAACAGCAGGTGTTAATTACACAAACAGGTATGGAGCAGCGGGCTATGCCATTGCCACAGCCAGGGGAACAACTGCAGACCTATAAACAGCAACTGACAGGGGATCCTCATGAGCAGACCACAATACAACCACAACAGCAGCCGCAGCAACAGCAAACTCTGTTACAGCAACAGCTAGGGCACCAGCACCAAGCTTTATTCCTTGAGCAACATCAGATATATGTGCAGCAACAACTTgatcagcagcaacaacaagcactgcttcaacagcagcagcaacagaccCAACTACAACAACATCAGCTGGAGCACCAGCAAGCACTTATACACAAGCAATTGATGGATCAGCAACAGCAAAAAGCCCTTATTCAACAgcaacaagagcagcagcaacCACAAGCTCTagtacaacagcaacaacagcagccacaaaaagcacttttacaacaacaattggaccaacaacaacaacagcagcagaaacagaaccaGTTATATCAACAAATCGGACAACACcaagctgaaacacaaaatgagccAGAAATGCAACAGCGAATTGGACAACAACAGCTACAAAGTGTATTGCAGCAGTCACCCCAGCAAACTCAAcagcaaaaggaaaaattaCAGCAACAAGTCTTACTCCGACAAAttgaacaacagcaacaagcaaTTATGCAACAGCATTTACAACAGCAGGCTAttttacaacagcagcagctacatCAGAAAGCTCAGTTACAGCTACAGCAACAAGAGCAGCAACAACTGCACCTCAAGCAGCAGATTGAGCAGCAACAGCAAGCTTTGTTGCAACAACAATTAGAACAACAGCGTCAGCAGCAGGTACTCCTACAACAGCAACACGCAGAGCTATTACAGCAGCAGGCTCTTGTACAACAACAGATtcaagagcagcagcagcaagcagCCATCATTCATCTTcagcaaactgaaaaacaagagGTCCCTGTCCCTGCTCCATCAAGTATGAGTGAGCAGCAGATTCAGCAGCAACAAACTgacatacagcatgtgtgtattCCACAATTAAACACTATTCAGCTTACACCTCATAACAATCTGACACAGCAACAGTTGTTAGAACAACAGCAAGTAGCATtgatacagcagcagcaagcaTTAGTTGCCCAGCCACAGCATCGCACGTCTGTAATGGATCCTAATATCCCAGTTGGAGCTCCAGCCAGCCATGAGATGCATGCCATGCAGACTACACCAATCCCTCTCCAGACATCTGCTGTTGTCCCTGCTCAAGTATTTTCCCTGCAAGGACGAAATGAGGCTCATCTCCAGAACCAGATCCATGTCCCTTCTGTCATTCAGCCTATCACTCAGGCTGCAGAGCAATACCAGCAACAGCTGCAGAAGCTTTCTCAAGTGCAACAGCCGCCAGCTCCACTTCCTGTGCAAACCCAGTTACCGGTACAGCACATCCCAGCTCCCATTCAGCAATCACTTCCTCTAAAGCAGACTTTGATTCCACTTGACGAGAGTCAGCTACCCCCACAGTGTCCACCTGTTTCACATCTGCTGACCCACCCTCCTGCACAGATAGTCTCCAGTAATGTGGCTGAGCCTCAGTCTCAGAACAGGAGTCTGCCCCTCTATAGTCATCTACTGGTAGATGCCCCTCCATCTCCACAGCACAAGGCCAAGCAGATGATgccagctcacacacaaactagCATTCAAGCCCAAACGAATATCCAAACACAGGTTCATTCtcattttcagacacacactgacacatcgATTGCTGAACAACCTATTTTGCCCCATGCTACCTTTCCTGCACATCAATTGACCCTCAGCCTCTCTCACACCTCATATCCACCAGCATCACTACCATCTTTCCCATCCCAACAACCTGCTACTGCCCCTGCTCCAGAGCTGCCTTCATCTCCACCAGCTGCCCAGGTAACCTTACCAGGGCAGGCCGACTTAATGCCCACCTCGCCCCCACCTGTATCTGCTCTACAATCACTTGACTCTAATGCCCCAAAACTACCCCAAGCTTCACTGCAAGACTGTGACCTTACCCTACTGGGCATTACTCAG GATGGTCCTTACCTGTCAAGTACGGAATATCATTCTTCTTCTGG GTCTGTTCCAGCTAATGGAGAAGAAACTGCTCAGCTCATGACCAATGGCAAATTAGAGAaattaaaaagtcaaagaaGAGCCTCCTGTCAGAAGCCTGAGAAGGTTTCACACCAGTTTCAGCTGAGCATGCTACAG GTGTCCGGCAGTGGGGACAATATGGTGGAATGCCAGTTGGAGACCCACAGCAACAAAATGGTGACATTTAAATTTGACATCGATGGAGATGCTCCTGAGGACATAGCAGATTACATG GTTGAAGAGGACTTTGTTCTTGatgtggagaaagagaaatttGTTGAGCAGCTAAGAGCAATAGTTAAGAAGGCCCATGAAATTcttcagacacattcacag ACTGGATCAACTGACCAGTTACACGTGAGCACTCCTACTAGCTCAACAA CGGACTCAGTGCCCCATTCTTCCCCAGTGGGACGTTGGCGCTTCTTTATCAACCAGACCATCCGCCATAGAGACTCTCTTTCCGGCCAAGGAACAGCTACACCACCTCCCATTGCAGAGATGAGGATACCGCAGTCTCCACAAACAAAGAAAG AAAGTGAAGGATCTCAGAGTCTGGAATCCTTCACTGAAATGGCCCCTCCCCCCACAGCTTCTGCTGCCTCACCTCCAGTTTCCGCTGTCTCGGCCGCTGCTTCTACAGTTCCCCCAGCCACAGCTACCCTGGCTCCTCACATCACTGCCTCTGATAGCACCTCTGCAGCACCTTCCACTCTTGAAACATCTATCCCTCCTGTGGCTTCAGGTGATTTTGAACTGCCACTACTCTCCTCAGCTACTGCTGACCAAATTGCTAATCTCCTCAACTTGTCCACTGCTCCTACTGCTGTTTCTCACACACCTACCACCATACTTCCTGATATCCTCACTTCTCCTGGAACCAGTAGTTGTTCTACTGTAGGTCAAAGTATAGGGGATACAGTGATAACTGCTCCAAGGCCACATCTGTCTGCAGCGGAACAGTCTTCAACCTCTTTCCATTCCCCTCCACCTGCTACTGCAGTGACCTCTTCTGTTGTAAGCCAACTTGTCATGGAGCAGACACTCACCCAGGTGGCCAAACCAACcccacaacaaccacagctacAGGCTACATTACAGCAACAGGTACCAGCAACTCAACAGCAACTGCAGCCAGTCCAGCTGGAACATCAGACTCAACAGACAacaccacaacaacagcaagCACACCATCAAGTGTACCAAGAACAAATCCAACTTCAGAAAGCACTTCAGCAGTCTCTCCAACAGTTACAACCACAGCAGCTAATGCAGGAACAAATACCACTTCAACCACCGCTGACGGAGGTACAGGTCCTGCCTCTGCCAGGTCATGTAGAATTGTTACCACAGTCTCTGCCTCTTGAGCAGTTTCTTCCACCAGTATCCATACAGCAGACCCAACAACCCCTTCTTCAACAGCAAACACAGTTTAGCCAACAGCTGATGCAACAGCCTCAGTTACAGCAGTTAGCTCAGCAGGTTGTGGCACCCCAGGTTGCTGTAGTGGCCCAACAGCAGACCCATATAGAtcatcagcagcaacaacagttaAACCTACAGACAATAcatttacagcaacaacaaatgttgCAACAGCAgatacaacagcagcaacatcagctGCTTATGGATGCTGTGACTTTAAAGCCAGATCAGAGCCAGTTGCTGCCCCTGTCAATTAGTCAACAGTTTCTTCAACAGCAACTAAATGTTTGTCCTGTACCACAACAGCAGGTTCCACAACAATCCCAAATCCCTGCTGACCTGGCTCCACAACATATACAGTCACAGCTGCAACACACTGAGGAGCAACAGGAGATTGTCAAAACTGTGGACACACcccaaaaacagcagcagtttccaCTGCAGAAGCAGTCCTCCTTACAGATGTCAGAGTCAGAGGTGTCTACAGGAGAAACAAGTGTAACAGAGGATACATGCAGCTACTCTGCCCCATTTCATCCTCAATCTGACTCTTCTCTCCCCCCTCTTCATCCTAGCACTGCTGAAGCCCCCTTTCCTACGCTTTCCCTCACAATGACACCATCTCCTGCTCAGCCTTCCTCTGTGGCTGAGTCAGACAGTGAAGGCCCACCCAAAATTGAATTTGTTGACAACCGCATAAAAACTTTGGATGAAAAGCTAAGGAACTTGTTGTATCAGGAATACAGCAGTGGGGTAGCCTCGGTTGGGGGAGCAGGCCCTACGTCCGCTGCCTTTACATCAGTAGGAGGAGATGAATCACCAGAGCCCCAGTCACACCACCACTTGTCTTTCCCCCCTCCTGACTCCTCTTCAGATACTTCCCCCCACTCCTCATCTTCCACTACTTCCTCAACCACCTCCCGATCCTCTTCCACTTCCCCTGAACCAGAAAAGGATGAAGGGGGAGAGGTGGCCTCCTCAGAAGTGGCCATCTCTACAGTGCTGGGTCCAGTGGAACAGCAGCCTCGGCCATCTCTTCCCTCCCCTTCTGCTTCATCGACTCCACCTACATCTTTCCTGCCTCCCAGTCTAGATGACTCTGCTGGGCCCCAACGCCCGCCTGTACCAGGAGAACCAACCATTCTT GCTGTTCCCCCACACTCTGACACCAGTACCACTGGAGATGCATCGTGGCCCCCCAATCAGCATCCGATCCCCCTCCGGCATGGACAGCACCAGCACAATGCAGGAGGTGGATATTTTGGCCTAAACCTGACATGTCCTAGTATCAGAAATCCTGTTAGCAAGAAATCCTGGACTCGAAAATTCAAAAACTGGGCATGCAAACTGCGCCACTCCGCCAGCTTGTTCAAGAAGCCCAGAGTCCAGCAAG ATGGACGTCAGGCAGtacaagaggagaaagaggcaCCACTCCTAAATCCAACTCAGTCATGCAAAGGACGGTTTCAA GTGACTCCAGTACCTCAGACCTCGCCTCCAAAGGATGTGCCAATAGGCCATGGTAGCACCCACAGGAAAGTTGGACGCTTCTCTGTAACCCAAGCTGAGACTAAGAAGGAGGACAGGCAGACTGACAGCTCCCCAGTTTCCCCTGATttggagagggagaagaggagatCTCGGCCAAAAGAAGTGGAGAAAGACGAAAGTAAGAGGACCCCAGCAATGGTCCGAGGTCACGGGCTCAGCCACTCTCCCCTgtgcagcagtgatgatgatgatgagagtGAGCTGGAGGACGAAAACCTGAGAAGAGAACTACACAAACTCAGAGAGAA GCACATAAAAGAGGTGGTATCTCTTCAAGCCCAACAGAACAGAGAGCTGCAGGAGCTGTACAGGCAGCTTCGTTCCCTCAAAGACCAAAGGCAGAGTCTGCCTGCCTCTTTGTCCCGAACCCCTCCTCTACCCACAGGACCCACTGTCCTATCTCCTCGCAGGCCCAGGCCAGCCAAAATCAAGCTCCGACCCCGACCTCACTCCCACATGGATAACAATGGAGTTACACACTCTG GGATTCAGCAGTCAAGTAGTTTCTCAGGCAGTGAACAGAGCAGACTGCCCATATACTGCAACCCAGAGCACTGCGCTGCACTGCCTTCGAAAAGAG ACCACAGTCCTCTACGAAAAAGCACATTCACAGATGAACTGCACAAGCTTGTTGATAATTGGACGAAGGAGCCAGTGGGCCCTACTCCACAAAAGCCTTCACTGAATCAGATCAAGCAGATTCAGCAGGTGCAGGAATTGGGAGGTTGGAGCCAGCCAACTGAG GTGGCTCCACCAGGTTGGTTTCCTGTGGTACCACTGAACCCCCAGACATCCCCAACCCCTGCCAGCTTGCCTGTGGCAGCCCCTTCACATTACACAGGTGGAGGGAGCCTGTCCACCCTGCACTCTCCAGGACCTCCGCCACAAACGCACATGGCTCAAGTGCCACAGATGCAGCAAAGTTTACACCTCCATCAGTCTCTTCCCCTCCAGCAGATGACCTATCAGCAGTCCCCACTTCGCCAGCAGATACCACAGCCCCGGATGCAATCTCCCATACAGTCTCAGTCACTACAACAAACACAACCCATTGCCCAGGTGCCCCACCCACCATCTCAAAGCCAACCTCTGCTGTCTTCCCAAATGCCTACATCTTCAGTCTCCATGGCTGCATCTCTGCTGCCTGGAAGCGGCAGCACTGCACCTACagattgtgctgctgctgcttctgttgggTCGACATTTTGCTCCTGTTCCTCATCCTCTTCTACCTGTTCCTCCTCTTGCTGTACTGCTGCTCTACCTTCCAGTGCCAAAATTCACCCAACACCTCCCACCTCTACTCTTCCTCTGGGACAGAAATGA